One Qipengyuania aurantiaca genomic region harbors:
- a CDS encoding DNA gyrase inhibitor YacG, translating to MSKPCPICKKPRTEKHAPFCSDRCRDRDLAQWFGDGYAVPGRPALPEEIAAEVVKPQDD from the coding sequence ATGAGTAAGCCCTGCCCGATCTGCAAGAAGCCGCGCACCGAAAAGCACGCTCCCTTCTGTTCCGACCGCTGCCGCGACCGCGATCTCGCGCAATGGTTCGGCGATGGCTACGCCGTGCCGGGCCGGCCTGCCCTGCCCGAAGAAATCGCCGCCGAAGTGGTCAAGCCACAGGACGATTGA